One window of the Myxococcota bacterium genome contains the following:
- the tal gene encoding transaldolase — protein MKPTRRLHELGQSLWLDSISRELLDGGGLAGLIAQDSITGLTSNPTIFDHAIRNSRAYDASIRHHRRAGRTGEHLLFELIVEDLQRAADLFRPVHERTAGVDGWVSLEVSPLLAYDTEGTIAAAQSLWARAARPNLYIKIPGTRQGVPAIEAAIFAGVPINVTLLFSREQYLAAAQAVLRGIERRIEAGLPAQVASVGSLFVSRWDVAVAKQVPAKLRNRLGIAIAQDLYAAALRELQGPRWRRVLNFGARLQRPLWASTGTKDPAAPDLLYVEALAAPFTVNTLPEATLRALADHGKIGATMAEDGADSAALLAEFTAAGVDLDALAERLQEEGAAAFTKSWNELLASLESKAAALDAAH, from the coding sequence ATGAAGCCCACCCGACGTCTTCACGAGCTCGGCCAGAGTCTGTGGCTCGACTCCATCAGCCGCGAGCTGCTCGACGGCGGAGGGCTGGCCGGCCTGATCGCCCAGGACTCGATCACAGGACTCACTTCCAATCCGACCATCTTCGATCACGCGATCCGGAACAGCCGCGCCTACGACGCCTCGATCCGCCACCACCGGCGCGCGGGGCGAACGGGCGAGCATCTCCTGTTCGAGCTGATCGTCGAAGACCTGCAGCGCGCCGCCGACCTGTTCCGGCCCGTCCACGAGCGCACGGCCGGCGTCGACGGCTGGGTCTCGCTCGAGGTCTCGCCGTTGCTCGCCTACGACACCGAGGGCACGATCGCGGCCGCGCAGTCACTCTGGGCGCGCGCGGCGCGGCCCAACCTGTACATCAAGATCCCGGGCACGCGGCAGGGTGTGCCGGCGATCGAGGCGGCGATCTTCGCGGGCGTGCCGATCAACGTGACGCTCTTGTTCTCGCGCGAGCAGTATCTCGCCGCGGCGCAGGCGGTGCTGCGCGGGATCGAGCGGCGCATCGAGGCCGGCCTGCCCGCGCAGGTGGCGTCGGTGGGCTCGCTGTTCGTGAGTCGCTGGGACGTGGCCGTGGCGAAGCAGGTGCCGGCCAAGCTGCGCAACCGGCTCGGCATCGCGATCGCCCAGGACCTGTACGCCGCAGCGCTGCGCGAGCTGCAAGGCCCGCGCTGGCGGCGCGTGCTGAACTTCGGCGCGCGCCTGCAGCGGCCGTTGTGGGCGAGCACGGGCACGAAGGACCCCGCCGCGCCGGACCTCCTGTACGTCGAGGCGCTGGCCGCGCCGTTCACCGTGAACACGCTGCCCGAGGCCACGCTGCGCGCGCTCGCCGACCACGGCAAGATCGGCGCCACGATGGCGGAAGACGGCGCGGACTCGGCCGCGCTGCTGGCGGAGTTCACGGCGGCGGGCGTCGACCTCGACGCGCTCGCCGAGCGGCTGCAGGAAGAGGGCGCAGCGGCGTTCACGAAGTCGTGGAACGAGCTCCTGGCGTCGCTCGAGAGCAAGGCGGCCGCGCTGGATGCGGCGCACTAG